The Flaviramulus sp. BrNp1-15 genome includes the window GATCAAGGAAAATCTATTGGGCTAAGTTATTTTAAAGAACGTGGGTTTACTGAAGATACTATCAAAAAATTCGATCTTGGATATTCACTAAACGAGTGGCAAGCCTTTACAGACGAAGCTTTAAAACAAGGGTATAGTATTGATTATTTAGAAAAAACAGGACTTACTATCGTAAAAGAAGATAAGCGTTTTGATAGGTTTAAGGGGCGCGTTATGTTCCCTATTAAAAGTATGAGTGGTCGTGTGTTGGGTTTTGGCGGTCGTATTTTAATAAACGATAAAAAAGCTGCTAAATATGTAAACTCCCCAGAAAGTGATATTTACCATAAAAGTAAAGTACTATATGGTATTTATCATGCTAAACAAAGTATTGCAAAAGAAGATAATTGTTTTTTAGTTGAAGGCTATACAGATGTAATTCAGTTTCACCAAACAGGAATTAAAAATGTGGTGTCTTCATCTGGTACAGCATTAACTTCAGAGCAAATTAGACTCATAAACAGACTCACAAAAAACATTACCGTATTATTTGATGGTGATGCAGCAGGTATGCGTGCGTCGTTGCGTGGTATAGATTTGATTCTTGAGCAAGGTATGAATGTGAAGGTTTGCTCGTTCCCAGAAGGAGAAGATCCTGATAGTTTTGCTAAACAAAATACCCTTGAAGAACTTACTTTATATTTAGAGGATAACGCTAAAGATTTTATTCAGTTTAAAGCTTCGATTTTACACGAAGAATCTAAAAACGATCCTATAAAAAAAGCAGAAACAGTTAGAGATATTGTAAACAGTATTTCTAAAATACCTGATCGTATTAAAAAAGAAATTTATGTTCAGGAGTGTGCAAGAATAATGGATATTAGTGAAGAAGTTTTATTTAGCACACTGGCACAAATCAATAAAAAAGAGTTTCAGGAAGAAAACAAACAATATAAAAAAGAGCAAAAAGCTTTTGATGTAATAAAGCACCAACAACCTGTAAAAAAAGTTGATGTGCAATATGTTTTAGAACGAAAAATTATTGAGGTTCTATTGATTTATGGAAATAAAACTGAAGATTTTGAAGACTTGGTTCTAAAAGAAAATGATAATGGAGAACTTATTTTAGAGCCTGTAATACAGCAAGCAAAAGTGTTTGAAAAAGTGTTTTTAGACCTTCAGGATGATGAAATGGAATTCACAAATGAAACTTTTAAAAGTCTATATTACACTATTATTGATACTTTAAATCAAAACCCTGAATTTGAGTTAAAAACATTTATAAATTCAGTTGATTCTGAAACGGCTAGTGAAATCACTACTATTTTAATGGAAGATGAACGTTATGCTTTAGATAATTGGAACCGCATGAATATTTTTCCAAAAGAAAAAACGCACAGTGTAGCTCAACTGGTTAGTGAAACTATTTTAAGTTTGCGGTGTTTTTTAATAGATCAAAAAGTAAAGGAATTCCAGAAAGAAACGCTACAAAACAAAATAGACACGAATAGAAATGTACTTGAAGAAGTAAAAGACTATTCGAGTCTAAAAATGTTGTTGTCTAGAAAATTAAATCGGGTGTTATAACCCTTGTGTAAGTTTAGCTTGATTAACTAAATCTACTAAGTTAGTAACTTTTAACTTTCGCATTAATCGCGCTTTATAAGTACTAACGGTTTTTTCGTTAATATCTAATTCTTTTGAAATTTCCTTGTTTTTCTTACCAACGGTTAAAAGCTTTAAAACTTCTGCTTCTCTGGTTGATAATTTTTTGTAAAACGTACCGCTTTTACTAACTCTATTGCCAAAGGCAAGTTGTTGAGTTAAATCGTTACTTAAATAAATGCCGCCATCGTTTACTTTTAAAATGGCTTCGTTAATTGTGATTACATTTACAGATTTAGAAATATATCCTGCAGCACCAGCTTTTATGGCGTTAATGGCATATACTTCCTCTGGTTGTGCGCTAAAAATAATAGCTTTAATGTCTGGGTAATCGTTTTTTAAATAACGTAAAACGGTTAAACCGTTTAGTTTAGGAAAATCTGTTTCCATTAAAATAATGTCTACAGGGTTTTTCTTAATAAATTCTAAGATGGCTTCGCCATCATCTACACTTCCAACTACTTTAATGTTAGAGGAAGCAGAGAAAAGGACTTCTAGCCCCTTTCTTGTGATAGGGTGGTTGTCTGCTACTAATAATTTTATCATAATTTAAAAGCTTTTTTTAAAACTATTTTGAGAAATAGTTTATGTTTGAGAGATTAAGCTTGTGGTAAATGTAAGACTTTTTTATACAACCTGCAATAACATAGTTTTATAACAAAGTTTCAGGTATTTCACATATTGGTATAGGTATCATTTTATGCTTGTTAGCAGAATTGAAACGTTTGTATATTTTAAAAACTTCTTGTTTTCTTCCCGAAAAATCATCAGATGTTTTACCTTCATCATCCATTTTCATAGCCCATTCTAATTCTGGATAAGATGCTCCTATTTGATCTTCATCAGTTCTATCATCACCCCAAAGGCCATCAGTTGGTGCAGCATCAATAATTTCTTTATTTACACCTAAATATTCTCCAATAGCATAAACTTCAGATTTTAATAAATCTGCTATCGGACTTAAATCAACACCACCATCACCATATTTTGTGTAAAAACCAACACCAAAATCTTCAACTTTATTTCCTGTTCCTGCAACTAATAGTTTTTCTAAAGCAGCAAAATAGTAAAGTGATGTCATTCGTAATCGTGCTCTGGTATTCGCTAAAGACATAAATCTACTTTCTTCATCTTCAACATCTGGCAAAGACTCAATTAAACTATCAAAAACAGGTGTTAAGTTAACTTGTGTCATTCTAACTTTATCAAAATTAGATTGCAACCACTCTATATGATTCATAGCTCTACTAACTTGAGAAGGCGCTTGATGAATTGGCATTTCCAAACATAAAAGCTCTAATCCTGTTTTGGCACAAAGTGTTGAAGTAACTGCAGAATCTATACCACCAGAAACTCCTATAACAAAACCTTTCATACCAGCATTAGTAGCATAATCTTTTAACCAGTTTACTATATAATCAACAACTTTTTCTGTTTGCATTTTTAAATGATTTTAAATCTGAGAATAGTACCTTTGCAAACAAAAATAAACCATACGCTCAATTTATAAAAATTTATGTCGTTTAAGTTTTATATGAAATTTCAATTATTCCTTTTATTGTTTTTTGTTATTGCTGTTTCTTGTAAAAAAGAAAATCAGTTAGAAGATGAAATAGCTAAAATAAATACAGATATAAAAATTGAACGTTTCGATAGATTATTTTCTGAAGTTACTTCAAACAACTTATCTAAATTAAAAACAGCCTATCCATTTATGTTTTCTGAAAAGTATAAAGACTCTTTTTGGTTAGCGAAAAAAGATGATACGCTACAAATTCAATTATTTAACCAAGTTGATAAAACGTTTACACATTTTGATGATACTGAGTTAGAGATAGAATCATTATTTAATCATTTAAAATATTATTTCCCCGAGTTTAACCCACCTAGAGTTATCACAACAACAAATGATGTAGATTACAGAAATAGAGTAATAGCTACAGATACCATTGCAGTTATAGCTTTAGATAGTTATTTGGGTAGTGAACATGAATTTTACGGAAGCATACCAAAATATTTAAAAGCCAATTTAAAAAAAGAACAATTGGTGGTAGATTTGGCTAATGAATATGCGAAGAAATACACGTACCAGCCACAGCGAAAAACATTATTGGATGAAATGATTTATTTTGGAAAGCTAATGTATTTTAAAGATGTTGTTATTCCGTTTAAAACAGAAGCTGAACGTATTGGTTATTCACAAACCGAATTAGATTGGGCAATGGCTAATGAAAGTAACATCTGGCGATACTTTGTAGAACGAGAATTATTATATAGCACAGACTCAAAACTTCCAGGTAGATTTATAAATGATGCTCCTTTTACCAAATTCTATTTAGAAGAAATAGATACTGATTCTCCAGGTCGATTAGGTCAATATATAGGATGGCAAATTGTTCGTGCATATATGCTACAAAACGATATACCATTAAAAGATATGCTTATAAAACCTACAGAAGAAATTTTTAATAACTCTAAGTTTAAACCTCGAAAATAATGGCCAATAATATTACATCCAAAATAGAACTTAATGTTGAATTAGATGAAAATCGAGTTCCTGAAAAACTACATTGGACAGCTCAAGACGGAGGCATAACCAATGAAGAAGCAAAAGCGATGATGCTTTCAGTTTGGGATTCTAAAACTCAAGAAACTTTGCGCATAGATTTATGGACTAAAGATATGCCCGTTGATGAAATGAAAGTGTTTTTTCATCAAACACTAGTTGCTATGAGTAATACATTTAACAGAGCTACACAAGATGAAAAAATGACTGCAACTATGAAGGATTTTTGTGATTATTTTGCAGAAAAATTAGAATTGAAGAAGTAGTTTCCTTGCTATTTTAACTCCCAGATATAGGTGTTCCAAATATACCTACAGCAAGTTCAAGCCAAATTAAAAGTAAAACTATTGTTATAGCTAGAGTTAAAAATATTCGGTATTTTCTTTTTTTAATTTTGGTAATTATAAACTCATAAAACAAACCTGTTCCGTAGAGCATAGCACCTGCTGATATAAAATCTGTTAAAGTCCATTGTACTTCTTCTGTAAATTGCATTGCAATTGAAGGAATGACTAACAAAACAGTAGCAAAAACTATAATGATGAGAAGTCTCTTGTTTTGCATAAACTATTTTTTGGTATCACGAACTTCTTTTGCTAAATGATCTAAATAAAGTATTCCATTTAAATGGTCTATTTCATGCTGAAAAATAACCGATGTAAAACTCTCAACTGTTTCCGTTTTATGTTCTGCATTCATAGTATCATATTCTATCTTAATAGAAAACGCTCTATTATTTAACGTATCTGTTCTATTGGGGATTGATAAACATCCTTCTCTAAAAGTTTGTTTTTTATTAGAATACTCAATAATTTTTGGATTCAAATAAACTTCAAACGGAAAGTTTTCTTTATCAAAACGTTGTACCCAAATAATATTTTTTAAAATGCCTACTTGTGGTGCTGCAATACCTACGCCTAAAGACATACTATCTCTTACTGTAGCATACAAGCGTTTTACAAAACTCTGTAAAACAGCATCATTAGGATTTGGTTTAATATATGTGCTTTTTGTTCTCAGTAATAAGGAATCACTCTTTTTAGTTATTTTATAAACTCTCATTGGTGTTAAGCTATCAGCATGCATTATCAAGCTTCTTTCTTCTTTAGAAAAACCATTTTTCACGACACTTTTTGTACTAGAACATGCAAGTGCTAAAGTGGTAATTAAAATTGAAAAGATAATTTGTTTCATTAAAAGAGAATAATTAAATGCTGATTACCGACTTACCACTCATTAATTCTGTTGGAATCCAATTTAATAAAAATAAAAATTAAAATAGTAAAAGCCCATAATCCAGATCCACCATAACTAAATAAAGGCAACGGAATACCAATGGTTGGGATTAAACCCATTACCATACCAATATTTACTAGAAAATGTATAAAAATAATAGAAGCTACACCATAACCGTACACTCTACTAAACTGTGATTTTTGTAATTCGGCTAAGTGTAAAATACGTAGCAAAAGCAAAACAAAAACTATTACTACAAAGGCACTTCCTAAAAAACCCCACTCCTCACCAACGGTACTAAAAATATAATCTGTATGTTGTTCTGGTACAAATTTCCCTGTGGTTCTGGTTCCTTCCATGAACCCCTTACCTGTTAATCCACCAGAACTAATAGCCTTTTCAGATTCGTTTAGGTTATAGGCAAAGGTTTGTTTCATTTTTTCAAGTTTTTCTGGGTCTTTTTCTAAGCGTAACCATAAACTTATTCTGTCTTGTTGATGTGGTTTTAATATACTTTGATAAAAGAATTTTACCCCAAACGAAATACCAATTGCTGCAACTATGATGAATATAGATTGATATGTCCTTAGTTTTTTCTTGTTAAAAAACTGATATGCAATAACTAATAATCCTGCAATTGCAGATGTAATTATATACCCAAATTTTAAAGATAAAACAGACAATATGATAATGGCTATTCCAATAGTTAAATAGTACTTAGGCAATCCTTCTCTGTATAAAACAAAAAAGAATGCGCTATAAACAATTGTACTTCCTGTATCGTTTTGCAGCAATACTAAAATTGCAGGTATAATGATTATTAAAAACGTACGTATTTGATCCTTAAATGATTTAATATTAGTGTTCAAATCGCTTATATAATTTGCTACAGCAAGTGCTGTAGCAGCTTTGGCAAACTCACTGGGTTGCAAGGTCATACCTCCAAAGGCATACCATGAAGTAGCTCCATTTACATTTTTTCCGAATATAAAAAGTCCTACTAATGATAACATGGAGATTATGTAGAATATACTGGAGAATCGTTCGTAAAATTTAGCATCGATAGCTAGCAAAAGAATAATTAACCCGAAGGTTAAAAAAATAAATATAAGCTGCTTACCAAATGGCTGTGAGAAATCGAAATAATTTATTGTAGTCCCTGTATGTGAAGCTGATAGTATATTTAACCAGCCAAAACCAACTAAAAGTAAGAAAAGAATAATGGTAATCCAATCGAATTTAAAATGTCTGTTAGTGTCCCTAACCATTAATTTTCTGTTTTATTAATTTTATTCAATTGTTTTTTTAATTTATAGTATTCTTGTTCTTCAACAATTTGCAAACTGGTTTCACCATTAATTTTAAAAGGTTCGCCAGAATAAGGTTTAGCATACTCATTTTCTAAACTGTGCTTTAAAAGCCATTCTTCTAAATCGGTACGGGTAATATAACCTTTAATATGTTTTTCTATCATTAAACTAGCTACTTTGCCAGCAAATCTGCTTCCCCAATATCCGTTTTCTACAAAAACAGCAATTGCTATTTTAGGGTTATCTTTAGGTGCAAAAGCCACAAAAATAGAATGGTCGGTTAACTGTGTTTTTAAACTGTCAACAATCGCAAAATTCTCAACTGTTCCTGTTTTACCACATATTTCAATATCTTTTACTTGTAAACTTGCAGCAGTTCCTTTTTTGTAAACTTGCAACATACCTTCAATTACAGGTTCAAAATGTTCTTTATCAATAGTTGTATATTTTGGTTTTGTATATTGTTCAGGTATGGTTTCGCCTTCTATATTTTTTATAATATGTGGCGTATAATAATAACCTCTATTTGCAATTGCTGCTGCCATATTCGCTAACTGAATAGGTGTAGTTGCTACTTCACCCTGACCAATAGCATTTGAAATGGTATAGGTTGAGTAAAATGTTTTAGGATATATACGTTTATAATAATCTCTATCTGGAATTCTTCCTTTCTGGCCTACTTTTAAATCATATCCTAAAAAATTACCTAAACCAAAACTTTTTGCATGATTGCTCCATGTATCAATACCTTCTGAGGCATTACCATTTTTTTCTAAAATTTTTCTGTAAGTGGTTGCAAAATAGGCATTGCAAGATCTTTGAATACCTGATATCATATCATTTCTAGTACCATAATTACAGTGGCATTTCATAAAGCGATTACCATATTTGTACCCTTTGTAACATGTTACTTTTTCTTCTGGCTCTAAAACATCTTCTTGAAGAGCAATTAATGCATTCATTAATTTAAAAGGAGACCCAGGTTCATAAACTCCTTGCAAACTCCTGTTAAAAAGTGGTTTTGCAATAGAATCGTTATAAAGTTTGGTGAAATTTTTAGAACGACCTCTACCTACTAAAATATTAGGGTCGTAAGTTGGAGCAGCAACCATAGCTAATATTTCTCCAGATGAAGGTTCAATGGCTATTACACCTCCACGTTTGTTTTTCATTAGTAGTTCACCATATGCTTGCAATTGTGCATCTATGGTAATAGTAATATCTTTTCCTTGTTCTGGTATAGTATCAAAAACGCCTTCTTTATAAGGGCCAATATTTCTATTAAATCTATCTTTTTGAATGAACTTAATCCCTTTTATACCTCTCAATGTTTTTTCATAAGAAGCTTCAACCCCCTGTTTCCCAATTAAATCACCCATTTTGTAATAGGGTTCTCTTTTTATTATGGCATTATTAACCTCGCCAATATCTCCCAAAACATTAGCCCCTATTGTTGTTTGATAGTGTCTTAATGAACGCTTCTGAATATAAAAGCCTCTAAACTTTCGCATTTTTTCCTGCAAAACAGCATAATCTTCTTTGGATAAATGCGATACAAAAACTGATGGTAGTCGTGGTGAATATCTATAAGCTTTATTGTATTTGTCTATAAACTGTTGTTTGTTAATTTTAAGTAATGAGCAAAACTCTAAAGTATCTAATGGTTCAACTTCACGTGGAATTAACATGACATCGTACGATGGTTGGTTGGCTACTAAAAGTTCTCCTTTTCTATCATAAACAAAGCCTCGTTTAGGATAATCATAAACTTTTCTAATGGCATTGTCTTCAAATAAATTGTGAGTACTTGCATTATAAACCTGCAAATAAAAAAGTCTTGAAATGAATAAAAGACCAACACCAATTATAGAAATAAAAAGTAAAAGTTGTCTCATTTAGTTTTTCTACTAAAAATAATAGTTATTGTTACACTTAATAAAATAGTAAATATACTTGAGAATAACGTTTTTTGTAACACTAAAATTATTTTAGAAATGCTAAATATTTCTAAAGAAAATAAAACTATATGATGTAAAACAGTAAGTATAGTTAAATACATAAGTTTTGACCCAAAATCTACGGTATTAAATTTTATGGTTTGATGCTCGTAAATCATTCCGAAAGAAGATTTTAAAACTACAGGTCTAAAATACGCTATAAAAACAGATGCAGCTGCATGAATACCACCTGTATCTAAAAACAAATCTATAGCCAACCCTATTAAAAAGCTGAGTAAAATTAAAATAACACGATTGTTTTTAACTGGAAATAAGGCAATAAATAAGATGTAGATATAAGGGTTTATATAACCTAAAAAATTAATATGATTTAATATTAATACTTGCACAAGTACTAAAACAAAAAAACGAATGGTATGTATTGAGAGTATACTATTCACTTAGTTTTCGTTTAACAGATTATTAATTTCTGGTGCATCAATATTTTCAATAATATAAACATGCTCAATATTAGTCATGTCATTAAAGAGCTTAACTTCAATTTCATAGTAATTTTCAGCATCATCTAATTTAAAACTCTCAATAACACCAATATCAATTCCTTTAGGAAAAATTGAAGAACGCCCAGAGGTAATTATTGTGTCTCCAACAGTTGGGTTTGCAACTTTTGGAATATCTATAAGTTGAGTAAGTTCAGGCAAATTCCCATCCCAAGTTAAAGTTCCAAAATGATTGGTTTTTTTTAACTGAGCACTAATTCTGCTGGTAGTATTTAAAACAGATAATACCGTTGCATAGTTATTACTTGTTTTATCAATAATACCTATAATTCCCTTAGAAGATACAACTCCGAAATCTTGTTCTATACTATCGTTTTTTCCTTTATTTATAGTTAAAAAATTATCTGATAACGAATAACTGTTTTTAATAATGTTAGCATTATAAAATCTGTAGGATTTATTAAAAGTTAAACTATCAATAAATATGGAATCGATTTCTATTTTAGCATTATTTAAAAGCGAACGCAATCTTGTGTTTTCTTCTACCAGTAATTGATTTTGAGATTTTAAATTGAAATAACCACTAATATTATTTACAGAGTTATATACGCCACCTGTTAAGAAGTTTGCAGAGTTTATAAATTTACTTTTATGATACGAATGTGATTGAATAGTAAATAAAACAGAAACACCAAACAGCAACAAGAACAACAAAAAGTTTTTGTTTCTTATTATGAAATTAATAATTTGCTGCATGTGTTATTGGCCTATTTTATGCTTTATTTTATCAATACACTTTTATATTTAGATAAATTTTTAAGTGTGATGCCAGTACCTCTTACAACAGCTCTTAAAGGGTCTTCGGCAATATATACAGGTAAATCTGTTTTTTGAGATAAACGTTTATCTAAACCACGAAGCATAGAGCCACCACCTGCTAAATAAATACCAGTATTATAAATATCGGCCGCTAATTCTGGAGGTGTTTGTCCTAAAGTTTCCATTACAGCATCTTCAATACGTAAAATAGATTTATCTAAAGCTTTGGCTATTTCTCTATGTGAAATTTGAACTTGTTTAGGCTTTCCGGTTAATAAATCACGCCCTTGAACACTCATGTCTTCTGGTGGTAATTCTAAATCTTCAGTAGCCGCACCAATTTGTATTTTTATTTTTTCAGCAGTACGTTCTCCAACATATAAGTTGTGTTGAGTACGCATGTAATAAACAATATCGTTTGTAAACACATCACCTGCAATTTTAACTGATTTATCACAAACAATTCCACCAAGCGCAATTACAGCAATTTCGGTTGTACCACCTCCTATATCAACCACCATATTTCCTTTTGGTTGCATAATGTCTACACCAATACCAATTGCAGCAGCCATAGGTTCGTGAATTAAATAAACCTCTTTACCATTAACACGTTCTGCACTTTCTTTTACCGCACGCATTTCAACCTCTGTAATTCCAGAAGGAATACAAATAACCATACGAAGTGCTGGTGTAAAAAACTTCTTTTTTAAAGCAGGTATGTTTTTTATAAACATACTTATCATTTGCTCAGAAGCGTCAAAATCTGCAATTACCCCATCTTTTAATGGGCGAATAGTTTTTATGTTTTCATGGGTTTTACCTTGCATTAAACTGGCTTCTTGACCGACGGCAATTATTTTGCCTGAAATTCTGTCGCGAGCTACTATAGATGGCGCATCAACAACAACTTTGTCGTTATGAATAATAAGTGTATTTGCAGTACCTAAGTCAATTGCAATTTCTTCGGTTAGGAAGTCAAAAAATCCCATGTGCTATTAATAATTTAAAGTGGTTTAAAAACGAATTCAGTAAATGTAATAAAAGTTAATAAATATATAGGACTTATAAGCATTCAAAATTTCTATTATAATATAGTATCTTGATCTTATACGTTTTTTATCGGTTTTCAGACTATTATAAAAACGCCATTAATGTTTAAAATGACGTGTTCCGGTAATTACCATCGCTACATTGTTCTCATTACAATAATCAATGCTTAATTGATCTTTTATAGAGCCACCTGGTTGAATAACAGATGTAATACCTGCACTTTTAGCAATTTCCACACAATCTGGAAATGGAAAAAACGCATCACTTGCCATGGCGGCATCATTTAAATCAAATTTAAAAGTTTGTGCTTTGTGTATAGCTTGCTCTAATGCATCAACACGACTAGTTTGTCCTGTGCCACTTGCTAATAATTGTTTGTTTTTAGCTAAAACAATAGTATTAGATTTAGTATGCTTACAAATTTTAGAAGCAAACAATAAATCTTCAATTTGACTTTCTGTAGGTGCTATGTTTGTAACATTTTTTAAATCTTCAGCTTTATCTGTAATGCTATTTCTATCTTGAAGCAAAATACCGTTTAAACAACTTCTTACGTTCATTTTAGGCATTTTAACATCATGAATTTCTAACAATATTCTATTCTTTTTACCTTTAAGAATTTCTAATGCATCTGAAGAAAAAGAAGGAGCAATTACCACTTCGCAGAATAATTTATGAATTTCTTCTGCTGTTGTTAAATCAATTTCTTTATTACTAATTAAAACACCGCCAAAAGCAGAAACAGGATCTCCAGCTAAAGCATCAACATAAGCTTGGTGTAAAGTTTCTCTTTGTGCCAAACCGCAGGCATTGTTGTGCTTTAAAATAGCAAATGTAGGCGCGTCATTTTTAAACTCAAGCATTAAATTTACAGCTGCATCAACGTCTAAAAGGTTGTTGTAGCTTAATTCTTTGCCATGTAGTTTTGTAAATAACTCATCAAAATTGCCAAAGAAAAATCCTCGTTGGTGTGGATTTTCGCCATAACGTAATACTTTACCTTTAGTTTCACTAATTTTTAAAGCAGCTTCATCGTGGTTTTTGTTGAAATAATTAAAAATAGCAGTATCATAATGTGAAGACACATTAAACGCTTTTCCAGCAAAACGCTTTCTGTCTTCTTCAGAAATTGTCCCGTTATTTTGTGAGATTAATTCTAAAAATTCTGCATAATCATCAACAGAAGATACACAAATTACATCGGCATAATTTTTTGCAGCTGCACGAATTAATGAAATGCCACCAATATCAATTTTTTCAATAATATCTTGAGTGCTAGCGCCAGAAGCTACAGTTTTTTCAAAAGGATATAAATCTACAATAACCACATCAATTTGTGGGATTTCGTATTCAGCTAATTCTGCAGCGTCGCCATCGTGATTCTGTCTGTTTAAAATACCTCCAAATACCTTTGGATGTAATGTTTTTACGCGACCACCAAGAATAGAAGGGTATGAGGTAACATCTTCAACCGGAACAACTTTTACTCCTAAATCGTTAATAAATTTTTCTGTGCCACCAGTAGAATAAATAGTTACACCTTGTTTGTTAAGTTCTTTTACAATAGGCTCTAATCCGTCTTTGCTAAATACCGAAATTAGTGCAGATTTAATAGTTTTTTTGTTGCTCATTATGGTTGTGTTGTGTTAAAAATTTTAAAGCTCATTAAGTAATTGCAAAAGTACTTAT containing:
- the purH gene encoding bifunctional phosphoribosylaminoimidazolecarboxamide formyltransferase/IMP cyclohydrolase, whose protein sequence is MSNKKTIKSALISVFSKDGLEPIVKELNKQGVTIYSTGGTEKFINDLGVKVVPVEDVTSYPSILGGRVKTLHPKVFGGILNRQNHDGDAAELAEYEIPQIDVVIVDLYPFEKTVASGASTQDIIEKIDIGGISLIRAAAKNYADVICVSSVDDYAEFLELISQNNGTISEEDRKRFAGKAFNVSSHYDTAIFNYFNKNHDEAALKISETKGKVLRYGENPHQRGFFFGNFDELFTKLHGKELSYNNLLDVDAAVNLMLEFKNDAPTFAILKHNNACGLAQRETLHQAYVDALAGDPVSAFGGVLISNKEIDLTTAEEIHKLFCEVVIAPSFSSDALEILKGKKNRILLEIHDVKMPKMNVRSCLNGILLQDRNSITDKAEDLKNVTNIAPTESQIEDLLFASKICKHTKSNTIVLAKNKQLLASGTGQTSRVDALEQAIHKAQTFKFDLNDAAMASDAFFPFPDCVEIAKSAGITSVIQPGGSIKDQLSIDYCNENNVAMVITGTRHFKH
- the mreC gene encoding rod shape-determining protein MreC, translated to MQQIINFIIRNKNFLLFLLLFGVSVLFTIQSHSYHKSKFINSANFLTGGVYNSVNNISGYFNLKSQNQLLVEENTRLRSLLNNAKIEIDSIFIDSLTFNKSYRFYNANIIKNSYSLSDNFLTINKGKNDSIEQDFGVVSSKGIIGIIDKTSNNYATVLSVLNTTSRISAQLKKTNHFGTLTWDGNLPELTQLIDIPKVANPTVGDTIITSGRSSIFPKGIDIGVIESFKLDDAENYYEIEVKLFNDMTNIEHVYIIENIDAPEINNLLNEN
- a CDS encoding rod shape-determining protein MreD — its product is MNSILSIHTIRFFVLVLVQVLILNHINFLGYINPYIYILFIALFPVKNNRVILILLSFLIGLAIDLFLDTGGIHAAASVFIAYFRPVVLKSSFGMIYEHQTIKFNTVDFGSKLMYLTILTVLHHIVLFSLEIFSISKIILVLQKTLFSSIFTILLSVTITIIFSRKTK
- a CDS encoding rod shape-determining protein yields the protein MGFFDFLTEEIAIDLGTANTLIIHNDKVVVDAPSIVARDRISGKIIAVGQEASLMQGKTHENIKTIRPLKDGVIADFDASEQMISMFIKNIPALKKKFFTPALRMVICIPSGITEVEMRAVKESAERVNGKEVYLIHEPMAAAIGIGVDIMQPKGNMVVDIGGGTTEIAVIALGGIVCDKSVKIAGDVFTNDIVYYMRTQHNLYVGERTAEKIKIQIGAATEDLELPPEDMSVQGRDLLTGKPKQVQISHREIAKALDKSILRIEDAVMETLGQTPPELAADIYNTGIYLAGGGSMLRGLDKRLSQKTDLPVYIAEDPLRAVVRGTGITLKNLSKYKSVLIK